The genomic window TGTCCGTCGGCGGCGGCTCCTCCCGCCCGCCACGCCTGGTGCGTCTGACCTGGTCCCCGCGTCGCTCCGCCTCGAAGGTGGCGCTGGTGGGCAAGGGCGTCACCTTCGACACCGGCGGCATCTCCCTGAAGCCGCCGGCGAAGATGGAGAACATGATCTCGGACATGGGCGGTTCCGCGGCCATGGTCGGCGCGGTCATCGCCGCCGCCCGCCTCAGCCTCCCCGTCGAAGTCACCGCTACCCTGCCGTTGGCGGAGAACATGCCGTCCGGCACCGCCACCCGCCCGGGTGACGTCATCACCCACTACGGCGGCCTCACCTCCGAGATCCTCAACACCGACGCGGAGGGCCGTCTGGTGTTGGCCGACGCCATCGCGCGCGCCAGCGAGGATGACCCGGAGTACCTCATCGAGACCTCCACTCTGACCGGCGCGCAGCTCGTCGCCCTGGGCGCACGCACCGCCGCCGTCATGGGCAGCGACGAGTTCCGCGACCGAGTCGCCGAGACCGGCCGCGCCGTCGGCGAAAACGCCTGGGCGATGCCGCTGTTGGAGGAACACGAGGAAGAGATCAAGTCCCCCGTCGCGGACATCCGCAACACCCACAACTCCCGCAACGGCGGGATGCTCTTCGCCGGCACCTACCTGTCGAAGTTCGTGGGCGAGGACATCGAGTGGGCGCACATCGACATCGCCGGCCCGTCCTGGAACGACGGCGGCGCCAAGGGCTACACCCCGAAGCGCGCCACCGGCTCCCCGGTGCGCACCGTCGTCGCCGTGCTGCGTGAGCTCGCGGACAAGAAGTAGGGCCCTGCCCCTCTAGGAATAGGGGTTTTCGCCGCGTTCGAACTTGGCGCGGCGTTCCCGCTGTTCCGCGCGTTTGCGCAAGATACGC from Corynebacterium maris DSM 45190 includes these protein-coding regions:
- a CDS encoding leucyl aminopeptidase, whose protein sequence is MAKTTFDLPARGTVSEVVLTKKSPKQADVLLIGLFSGEDSAELPANEAFDDASARAAYEALTAVGATGKANEVTRIPAPDKVKADQVVAVGLGDPEDFDDETMRRAAATAIRALSGEETVVTTLGEQALGAAVEGLILGSYSYSGLRSEEDEDPTRQTVHVLADARDKEIKEEFTVAQITAESVVLARDLVNTPSSHLYPESYAELLSAEGTKNGLKVEVLDEKELEKQGFGGLVSVGGGSSRPPRLVRLTWSPRRSASKVALVGKGVTFDTGGISLKPPAKMENMISDMGGSAAMVGAVIAAARLSLPVEVTATLPLAENMPSGTATRPGDVITHYGGLTSEILNTDAEGRLVLADAIARASEDDPEYLIETSTLTGAQLVALGARTAAVMGSDEFRDRVAETGRAVGENAWAMPLLEEHEEEIKSPVADIRNTHNSRNGGMLFAGTYLSKFVGEDIEWAHIDIAGPSWNDGGAKGYTPKRATGSPVRTVVAVLRELADKK